A region from the Arcanobacterium buesumense genome encodes:
- a CDS encoding L,D-transpeptidase, translated as MTKKRLAIFGSIGVLGVFIIATLTFVGYFAISGRALPHTHVGELNVGGMSKAEIEAKLKSNATTITADISGDGVNQVTANLASMGAEINTSKTAQQAVDERRSAFGYLSSIFSSSRIDPVLTFADESTLADFAYSLTEGQNSQAIPTEPKIEAQDGVFSVIPGTDGHGVSVDEIKRVAKALATAQKSLPITVTTTELKALASTEQLEKVADRANQLIDDEVSITVGDDVITADAPTKASWVTFDDDDLQLNKETVTAWVTENTKEAEGEEVVGVRYKNSAGDVIRVATEPVGKRTVSNLDDVVSIIIDGMNAQTPVSASITITEGEKQWEDRLIAPGAEELAYPAAEGEKWIDVNLSNFTVVGYEGAKAVVGPILLVPGATDTPTVTGTFKVWHKMEKQTMRGTNLDGTPYETKDVPWIMYFHGDYAIHGAPWFKTFGYHAGAYGSHGCVNIAVDDAHTLYDWAPMGTVVVSHY; from the coding sequence ATGACGAAAAAACGGTTAGCGATTTTTGGATCTATCGGCGTGTTGGGTGTGTTTATTATTGCAACACTCACATTCGTTGGGTATTTCGCGATCTCCGGTAGGGCACTGCCTCACACCCACGTTGGTGAACTCAATGTTGGCGGAATGAGTAAAGCAGAGATAGAAGCGAAGCTGAAGTCTAATGCAACAACAATAACAGCCGACATTAGTGGAGACGGAGTCAATCAAGTAACCGCTAACCTTGCTTCAATGGGAGCCGAAATTAATACCTCTAAAACAGCTCAACAGGCTGTTGACGAGCGTCGTTCTGCGTTCGGCTATCTTTCGTCAATCTTTTCTTCGTCGAGAATCGATCCCGTTCTTACCTTCGCTGATGAGAGTACGCTGGCTGATTTCGCGTACTCGTTAACGGAAGGTCAGAATTCTCAAGCAATCCCAACGGAACCGAAAATTGAAGCCCAGGATGGCGTTTTTTCGGTAATTCCTGGCACCGATGGTCATGGAGTTTCTGTTGATGAAATTAAACGAGTAGCAAAAGCTCTTGCAACGGCGCAAAAAAGTTTGCCTATCACGGTCACAACAACCGAGCTAAAAGCTTTGGCATCTACTGAGCAGTTAGAAAAAGTTGCAGATCGTGCAAATCAACTAATCGATGACGAAGTATCCATCACAGTAGGTGATGATGTTATCACCGCTGATGCGCCCACAAAAGCTTCATGGGTTACTTTCGATGACGATGATTTGCAACTCAATAAAGAGACTGTGACTGCTTGGGTCACTGAAAATACGAAGGAAGCTGAAGGCGAAGAAGTAGTCGGAGTCCGGTATAAGAACTCAGCAGGTGACGTCATTCGTGTTGCCACTGAGCCGGTTGGGAAGCGGACAGTCAGTAATCTTGATGATGTTGTTTCAATAATTATTGATGGGATGAATGCGCAAACGCCCGTTTCTGCATCAATTACTATCACCGAAGGTGAAAAGCAGTGGGAAGACCGTCTAATTGCACCGGGCGCTGAGGAGCTTGCCTATCCTGCAGCCGAGGGTGAAAAGTGGATTGATGTTAACCTTTCAAACTTTACCGTCGTAGGATATGAGGGCGCTAAAGCTGTTGTCGGGCCAATTTTGCTCGTTCCTGGAGCTACTGATACACCGACGGTTACTGGAACATTCAAAGTGTGGCACAAGATGGAAAAGCAAACTATGCGGGGAACTAATCTTGATGGTACGCCATACGAGACCAAAGACGTTCCATGGATTATGTATTTCCACGGTGACTACGCCATACACGGAGCGCCTTGGTTCAAGACATTTGGCTATCACGCTGGAGCCTATGGCTCACACGGCTGTGTTAATATCGCTGTTGATGACGCTCACACGTTGTATGACTGGGCCCCAATGGGAACAGTTGTGGTATCACACTACTAA
- a CDS encoding GNAT family N-acetyltransferase — MFCSPFWTLSVVNEWRDITPVYHVEDSNVGVILGLKDNVLTLTIAGDIEPAIKHISYIQRTFARPSLTLMTQQIADALPTDIKEYLGPSFGWAWDFYYVNKPLNPVHSSHDVVEVALGSSRIASYRDEIFQVLEMSNPISDALDFFDSLSWFTIFSDDRIVAVLGYEEREGCAYLHGLGTHPDYRQHGYGGAVMVGAVNQLLKRNTSVQFGMWAWNNNARRLYRRLGITHGGALIHAQRQAFKELG, encoded by the coding sequence ATGTTCTGTAGTCCGTTTTGGACGCTCAGCGTAGTTAACGAATGGCGTGACATCACCCCGGTGTATCATGTAGAAGATAGTAATGTTGGTGTTATTTTAGGGCTAAAGGATAATGTACTAACGCTTACTATTGCTGGTGATATCGAACCTGCGATAAAACATATTAGTTATATTCAGCGGACATTTGCTCGCCCATCATTAACGCTAATGACTCAACAAATCGCAGACGCATTACCCACTGATATCAAAGAATATCTAGGTCCTTCATTTGGCTGGGCATGGGATTTTTATTATGTTAATAAACCTTTAAACCCAGTTCACAGTTCCCACGATGTGGTTGAGGTAGCCCTAGGAAGTTCCAGAATAGCATCCTATCGGGACGAGATTTTTCAGGTCTTGGAAATGTCAAATCCCATTTCCGATGCTCTAGATTTCTTCGACTCGCTTTCGTGGTTTACTATTTTTTCCGATGACCGAATCGTAGCTGTTTTAGGATATGAAGAGCGTGAAGGGTGTGCTTATCTTCACGGATTAGGTACCCATCCGGACTATCGTCAGCACGGATATGGCGGAGCTGTGATGGTGGGCGCGGTTAACCAGCTCCTTAAGCGTAATACAAGTGTTCAGTTTGGTATGTGGGCATGGAATAATAATGCACGACGTCTTTATCGAAGGCTAGGCATCACTCACGGGGGTGCTCTCATCCATGCCCAACGGCAAGCTTTCAAAGAACTTGGTTAG